A genomic segment from Chanos chanos chromosome 2, fChaCha1.1, whole genome shotgun sequence encodes:
- the adra2da gene encoding alpha-2Da adrenergic receptor, producing MYLNNSTEDANITNTPKTSPHSEVAVAFIIFVVIVIILVTIVGNVLVIVAVLTSRALRAPQNLFLVSLASADILVATLVIPFSLANEVMGYWYFGSTWCAFYLALDVLFCTSSIVHLCAISLDRYWSVTKAVSYNLKRTPKRIKSMIAVVWVISAVISFPPLIMTKHNETECLINDETWYILSSCVVSFFAPGFIMITVYCKIYRVAKQRSSTVFVAKNGLEREPSQSETYFVRKDKFEMESPSSHSSGSNQRQEELDDIDLEESCVSDNKPRNSRKGEVSDCCPKQNCRVSWASNRASQLFQDQKNKQLTVSKTKVAQMREKRFTFVLAVVMGVFVLCWFPFFFTYSLQAICGEKCTAPEGLFKLFFWIGYCNSSVNPIIYTIFNRDFRKAFKKIVCQTTKRT from the coding sequence ATGTATTTAAACAATTCCACAGAGGATGCTAACATCACAAACACGCCAAAAACCTCTCCACATTCGGAGGTCGCCGTGGCATTCATTATCTTTGTGGTCATTGTCATTATTTTGGTTACGATTGTGGGTAACGTGTTGGTCATAGTGGCTGTTTTAACGAGCCGTGCGCTTCGCGCACCGCAGAATCTCTTCTTAGTTTCTCTGGCCTCAGCGGACATCCTTGTGGCCACTCTGGTGATACCATTCTCTCTTGCCAACGAGGTCATGGGGTACTGGTACTTTGGCAGCACCTGGTGCGCCTTTTACCTGGCTTTAGATGTTCTATTTTGTACTTCGTCCATAGTTCACCTGTGCGCAATCAGCCTCGACCGATACTGGTCCGTCACTAAAGCTGTCAGTTACAATCTGAAAAGGACACCGAAGCGCATCAAATCTATGATTGCAGTGGTTTGGGTAATATCGGCAGTAATATCTTTCCCACCCTTAATCATGACCAAACACAACGAAACGGAATGTCTTATAAACGACGAGACATGGTATATTCTCTCTTCttgtgttgtgtcttttttcGCACCTGGCTTTATAATGATAACTGTATATTGTAAAATATATAGAGTCGCCAAACAGCGCTCATCCACTGTTTTTGTTGCTAAAAACGGACTGGAGCGAGAGCCCTCGCAATCGGAGACGTATTTTGTCCGAAAGGATAAGTTTGAGATGGAGAGCCCAAGCAGCCATAGCTCCGGGAGCAACCAGCGTCAGGAGGAGTTGGACGACATCGACCTCGAGGAGAGTTGTGTGTCAGACAACAAACCCAGAAACTCTCGGAAGGGAGAGGTTTCGGACTGCTGTCCGAAGCAGAACTGCCGCGTCTCATGGGCCTCCAACCGCGCCTCGCAACTTTTTCAGGaccagaaaaataaacagttaacGGTGTCAAAAACGAAGGTGGCTCAGATGCGGGAGAAACGATTCACCTTCGTCCTTGCTGTTGTGATGGGGGTCTTTGTACTCTGCTGGTTCCCCTTTTTCTTCACCTACAGTCTTCAGGCTATTTGTGGAGAAAAATGCACTGCTCCTGAAGGGCTGTTTAAATTATTCTTTTGGATAGGATACTGCAATAGCTCCGTGAACCCTATTATTTACACAATTTTCAACAGGGACTTCAGAAAGGCATTCAAGAAAATTGTTTGTCAGACAACTAAACGCACATGA